The Balaenoptera acutorostrata chromosome 2, mBalAcu1.1, whole genome shotgun sequence genomic sequence GATTATGTGTCAGGTGTATTTTATTTGTAATCAATCacttggaaaaaagaaataaaaagtgttattttgcctgttattttatttgtaatcagtcacttggaaaaaagaaaaaaaaagtgttatttgcCTGTTAGTCATGTGAATAAATGACAGTAGGATGCCCAAGCAACAGTTGTACAGTGACTTAAAGTGGAATAATGCAAGCAGTGAGGACCGAAGAAATGTTTTAAGGATGCACTAAAATAAATCTCCCAGCAATGGAGCACAGGTGTGAACTCAAACTCAAAAGCAGCAGGTAGAGCAGTCTAGCAAGGGAtgcaagaaatggacacattttctAAGAAAAGTTTCACATGATGTTTGAATTTAAGAACAGGTTACTAACTGGTATTTTATTCTAATGTCAAATGAAGCTAATAACTAAAACCTAACTTGCATGAGCCTAGTACAGGAAAAAGAAACTGTTTATACCTCTGGTCGTTTGACACATAAGTAGCTGGAGTATGAAAAAGGCATACCAAGATTCTCTCTACCACTGAAGAGAGTACCTTTACATAAAGGAACTCATTTAAAGCTAATTTAGGGTAATAATCAACAGCTAGGGAAGACACAAACATTTTTTAACTATGAAGACAGCGGATTATAAATCCAAATATTAGAATTATAGCTTAAGAAGTCCTTTAAGTCTTCTCAAGTTTTAATcatctctgttttaaaatataactaacTATATCGATACCCTTCAAAGAGCTAGtactaaaaatagaaaagttgTATAATGCTCAAATAATAGTCaaataaatataatgagaaaGCATAATAATGCGCAATTCTAATGGACAATCTGAGCTGATAACTATTTGCTACTGTCTTATCTCCTTATTGAAGCATGCCAGTATTTCcaaggttatatatatatatatttatgtaaaaatgaatAGTTGGTACTATAGCAACATGTATCTACTGTAACGCACACTCCTGCTCGCTGCTTAAGTCAACAAACGTCAGTACTCATCATGTTCAAGAAAATGCAGGAGAAtataaagatgaagaagaaaaaggaaaacaagtttaCATTTAATGCTAGGCACCTTCAATTAtcttcatttaatactcacaaccATCCGGAAAGGTATTACCATTCTGATTTTTATAAAtaggaaaactgagactcagacaaTGTTAAAAACTTGCACAAAATTACAGAGCTACTAAGTAACTGGTAGAGATTCAATTCGAATCCAGGTCTGTATGATTTCAAAGCCTCAGGCCTTTCACACTATATGATTCCAAACTACTCTTCAATGGCTCACAATATAACTGGAGTGACACACATGTATATAACTAACAGAAGGCAGTGTACAAAAGGTCAAAATAGTTTATTTCTCTAAATGTTATGGGCCCTTAATGGAAATCTCATAATTTATAAACAGAGACCACTGAGGGAGGCTTTTGAGAAAAAGATGGAGTTTAAAACGAACCTGAGAGAACAACTAACATTTTAGCAGACAGCAATTGGCAATTAGAGCATTCTAGGATTAAAGAATAGCATGATGAAAGGCACAGCATAAAAAGATAGGACAGAGTATATTTTGTCAAAGTATGTATACTATATGGGAGGTGAGGGTTAAAGTAGAAAGTAGAAGAATACAGTGGGAAATAAAACTAGATAATTATGGTACGACAGATCATAGAAGACTTTGGACTTTACTCCATAGGCAATGAAGAATCACTGTAAGTGTTTGAACAGGAAAATGACATCACCAAACCTGCATTTTAGGAAAAGAATGCTGCTAGAACAAattaggaagagaaaagaggCTTATAGGCATAGAGGGCAATTAGGAGGCTACAAGAGACTGTAAAGTCAGTGAGAGCAGGGACAACATCAGCCTCTTTCATTAGGTAGCACCAGTCAGCACACAGAACACGGTACCCAGCAGGCATTCAAGGAAATAATGAACAAAGCTATGATAACATTCCTACAAAGAAACTAGGGCCTGAATTAGGACAGTAGcagtaaacaaagaaataaaacagattaaaaatatcTGGAGGGTAGACTCAACAGAACTTAGACGTGCACGTAGGTTGAGGAAGAAGACATTAAAGGCTGAAATTTTACTGAGTGGCTGAAATTTTGGAGATATTTCACCTCAAAGAAAAGTAAAGCAGTTTCTTGAAGTGTGGAAGCTCATACTATAATCTGTACAGTTGGTTTTAAAGGTCTGCTTCATTCTAAACTGAGTATGTGAAATACTTATGCAAAAATCCCATTATAGGATGAAAAACATTTACACTAAATAGATAGCTTGCAAAGGGTCTTGAAAATCATTCGGTTTTAGAAAAAATTACTATATGTGTACAGTAGGAATATTTGGAATGTATGTTTTACTCAAAACTTACTTTCTCCATCACCATCTTTATCAAATTCTTCTATCATAGCCCGAAGTTCTTCATCACTCATGTTTTCACCCAATTCTCTGGCAACACGTCGCAAATTCCTCAGGCTTATTTTACCtgaatcatcatcatcaaataGTTTAAATGCCTTCAATATTTCTTCATGTGGATCTCTTTCCAAAATCCAGTCTGTCACTATagttaaaaaaacatgaaaagtaaACCTTCATAGTCTCAAAGGCATTCATTTGTGAAATCAACTAATTATTAGATGAGAATTAAAGCTGAGTCTGTCAACATTTAGTTTGACAATAAAAATGCCAAAGTCCAAAAACCCAAAGAGataaacagaaaattagaaaaaccaAATccatattttagaatttaaactTTACATTATCAACAATTTATCCTATTATAAGAATAAGTATAACTATATCACACAGAAGCAAAATTTTGAAAACTACATTTATACCATATTTATTTAAGGTTTACTATTATCAAGAATTGTACTAGGCTCCACTGACATCAAGCACACAAGTCTAGGAGTTTGTAACCTAGTTGTAGAGATGATATACCAACAAAACAATTAAAACCAACTAGATAAAAGTTGTTTGTTGGCTAAACTTAATAGTAATACTGATTGTTCTTCAAATTTAATacaacttaaaaagaaacaaaaaacccctgacaaatttataaaattaactgCCACCATTGATACAGATACAGTCTCAGACAGTAGATGAAAATTCCACTCATATCCTCATGATTTAAAAGAACCTCTTGGTTTCTCAAAAGTAGTTATTAAAAGGATTGAATCTGAttgtagtaagaaaaaaaaaaggtctaaaaAGGAGATCTCTCTAAAGTCAAATACATTTTGTTCATCAAGATAATAACTATCAGACAGCtaagttaaaattaaatgtgAGTAATTTCAGGCCTcaatagtaataattattttaaaatactaaatgtaataatatataataatagagtcaacttaatattttcaatataacCACAGTCTTTAATCAATAGCCACaataacagaaaattttaaatctgtggtataaaattttttaagttactagataaaattctgaaaatatcAAAGGAAATATCTCTGAAGTAATTCTACATGCTAGTCTACCACTACAACAAGACGTATTTATGACCTTCACTGTCccattaaaaataactcaatcCTGTTGAGGTTTACAGAATCACTAAAAATTTGCAAATGCTTATAGATGGAAAATACTGGAATATTTAAtgcatccaaaagaaaaatacaattcaaGTCCCCCACAAATAGTTGTTTTGCTGCTGTTTTCATATTTGGTTGAATAAGCTTTAGAATAAGCACCTATTCAAGCTAATGTTAAGTCATCTACACATATATTCAATAGTTTTCTTTTATCCATTAATTTTATACAAAAAGTCTTCCAAGTAACTAATTGAAGTATATTACTATAAGTATGCAAATCATCAAAGCTCATAAATATTCAGTTAAAAAGGAGTTGGCATATATACAGCCATAACACCAAAATAAAATACCACACTTAACTCTATGGCTCATACTCAACTTATTTTGAATTTAGTCCCAACAAAAAAGcaggacaaggaaaaaaaagtgttaagaaaTTTTCTTCACCAATTAAATAGTTTACATGACAGGTGAACCAAAAAAGCAGCTTGCtgaaaatattaatgtatttaaagaaGCAACAGGGTGATGTGGGGAACAGATGGGGCTCCAAGATGTATAAATTCCTATCCCACTGGTGCTTTAATTGTGTTAGTTACTTCAGACTTATGTGTCTATATAATCTTTTATCAATACTTTGTCTTAGAATGCAACTTTTCTTTGGAACTATAAATACCCATCATTCTGGACAGCTAAAACATTGTAACTTTATGGTGACTATCCTCCAGGCCTGCATCTTCTATTCTTATTCTACAAAGTagaattataagaaatatatttatttttcaatgaaaataaatcGACTGACATACAAGCAGTAAAGATGGGTTCAATCTATTTCACAAATTTCTGTCCATGTAACTCAATTTTCAAATGATTTAATTATACTCTCAGAAATGTACTTACTCAAAATACTTAGGCTTTATACATTATAACAATCACTTAATAAAGCAAATTCAAAAACATCACATTAAAACTTTAAACCCTATCAGTTACTTATATCCTAGAGTACTGAGGTTACCACCTTTTTTACTCTTGAATGTaccccttttctttttattctcaccACCCTCAGCATAAAAAGTCTATTACAGTTATCCCTCAGTTTCcatggtatccatgggggattggttccaggactcccctcagataccaaaatctgggACGGATAGCATTTGCATATAATCTATgtacatcctcctgtatactttaaatcatctctagattacttataatacctaatataatgtaaatgctatgtaaatagttgtaaatatgatgtaaatgctatgtaaataattgccaggcacacagcaaattcaagtttagctccttggaactttctggaatttttttttcctaatattttcaaTCCGCAGTTCGTTGAATCCACAGAAGCAGAACCCAGGGATAGAGAGGGCCAACTGTATCTTCTGCCTGCAATCTCTTCCCTCCAACACATCTTTAATAATCTCAACAGTTACCTCTCTAAAACATATTATCTCCTCTTCTTTAAAAACTGACATAGATCCTCTGACTAAAGTCCAAACTCTGTGTTATGCAAGACTTTACCTAGCTAGCCCAGTCCTACCTTTCCAGTTATTTCCCTATCCTCTAGAGCAGGAGACTAACTGAAGTTTTCTGAACATGCTATATGTCTACTATTACtccttgttgttgctgttttctctgcttagAATGCCTTTCTATACCCCTCCCACAATTTTCCCCTTGTGATGAAATCCTATTCCTGTTCCCAAAGCCTAAATGAAAAATCCCCTCTGCAAAGTCTTCAATTGCTCTAGATCAGGAATTGACAAACTTTCCTGCCAAagaccagacagtaaatattttaggctttttttggggggggccggGGGAGCATAAGGTCTCTATCTCAACCACTCACTCTGTCATGGTACCACAAAAGCAGCATAAAAGAATGGAtgtggcagggacttccctggtggggcagtggttaagaacccacctgccaatgcaggggacacaggttcgagccctggtccgggaaagatcccacatgccgcggagcaactaagcccatgcgccacaactactgaagcccgcgtgcctagagcccatgttctgcaacaagggaagccaccgcaaagagtagctcccgcttgccacacctagagaaaacccgcacgcagcaatgaagacccaacacagtccaaaataaataaataaataaataaaaatttaaaaaaaaagaatggatgtggCAGCATACAGGCAACAGCTGAATTTGGCCCAAGGGCTGCAGTATGCCACTACTGCCCtatacaaaattataatttacCACAGAGTACCATAGCTTGTTATCACCCGCATTtaaactgtaagctccttgaaagaAGAAACTCTTAGTAACTTCTGATTaattcccctccctcaccccagcatAGTACTGAATGCCAAAAAAGTCAGCAAATGTTtgctaagcaaaacaaaaaaatatataatattctattCTAAATAggcaatgaaataataaatagtaCATGCCAAAAATAGACGAGTACAAATAGCTGACTTATCTTGGTCTTACTTTAAAGCAGCAATTCCTAAAACACCTGTAACTCACTAGCCTCAGGCTGTCTAAATTCTAAACTTACGTTAAGTATGTTTTAGTACTTTTTTCTAGCATTGGGAAGAATATGAAGTGCCAAACTTTATCTAGAAATACCTGTAAATATCTGTGGAACAATATCCTTAAACAGTAATAGATAGTAGATAAAAGTAAGATTCAAATATTCTGATTTAGAGTTATTTGTCCCAAACTATAAAACATATATTCATCTGTGGCCAGTTACTatttaaaaatgatcaaaaaatggggaaagtaatagtttttgattatttgattcccaaacagtaataaaattttacttaacaGTTGATATTCTCAATAGGTAACCTTAGGATAATTAAAGTATGTACTAAGCCTGCCAAATGGTTGATCTTTGAAAGTCAGGCTGAAGTTTACTCATGACCATTTATTCTAGAAGGAACCCAGTATTTCTGTTCTGTTAATAACATAGAAGAGATGCAGGGTTAGGAAAGGCAGAGATTACATGGGACTCTGGCTTCAACTgctaataaaatcaaaattttaaaactgtattcaCCTAAGATGAAATAATGTGTTTTGTAAAATTATTAGAGGCAAATAGTGCTTAAAATAACCTACAACTACAGgaaaaagataatgagaaaaatataaatacatggaGCAGACTACTTTTTATGTTCCAGTGATATACATATTTTCCAGCCATTGAAACAAAGACTAATTTTtgaagtaataataacaacaaatacTTAATAGAACTTACTACATACTAGGCCTTTTTCTAAATACTTTACATATTTTTAGCTTAGTTATTTCTCCTAAGAACCCTATGAGATAATAcaactatccccattttatagctgaaaatgaggcacagagaagtaaaatgaccaagttacacagctagtaagtggcaaaaccAAGATCTAAACCCAGGCAACCTGGTTCCAAAATGTCCATGCTAAACCACTACACCGTACCAAATGTGCCTGAATTATAGCTCTTTCCTAATAGTATCATTTCTACTGTATCCTGATCCTTGTTTCTATAAACAATCTAAGTTGAAACTTGAACTAAGATCATAAACCCCAGAAAGCTTCAATACTGGGAAAATAAAGATGGCTCTCTACCTCTTCTCAAGTAAATAATTCTacgaactagagaaaaaaaaaaaaagactatgctCTCCAAAGGGACAAGCTGCCTCTCTAAATAGTCATCTATTAGTTCATAAATTGGGGATCTTCTGTGCagtggttttttttgtcttttagatttatctgttctttaatttcttttttccttgcttttggtttgaattttcagatttaaaagaaattacTAATGATATGAATCTATTTTTTCCACATGTACTAActgccatttcttttcatttctcataTTACTTCttgttgaatatttaaaataaagggtttgtgtgtatgtctgtgtgtaacTGAATTttcctagatttttaaaatatctaaaaataactaaataatatgCTGATATTATAACCCAGTGGGTTGTTCTAAAATGTTTTCTCCTGCTCCCAGTCTGCTAAGTGCCTCCCTTACTACAATCTTCTCCCCAGCAGCAACTTTAAAGAGATGACTTTATTCATTGAGATCAAGGTCATCCAGAGTAGGAAGCCCCTCATAAGCTTTGTCAACCTGAAGGCATGCACTTCATCTACAGCTAAAGATACCAACTGCTACCAATTTCCTCTCCTTCCACTTTGCCAACAAAAATCACATACTAGGATGATCCTGggaaatattttccaaacaaaaatataccaaattttatcttttactgtgagaaaataattttttgatcACTCTTTTACTTTTATCACATAATATAGGTACATATTACATGGAAAGACATCTTCCCGGGAGAAGCTACACAATAGTTCCTTGGTTAAAATCTtcagaacaaaagacaaaaagataaatCCCATTTACAGTGAAGCTAtaaatcttatattttctttgaaaattagcaaaaaaaaaagtaccaaaaaaactccaaaataaGATCCACATTACACAGCAATGTTCAATAGCAAAATTCCATAACCCAGAGACTTCTAAAAATATTGATAGTAACCAGATAATTTCCTAACAAACTGCTGATTACAAAGACTATTGTAAAATAGTCTTTACAAtattgtaaaatacacaccaactTCATTAAAATCTTCAAAGGTGATTTTCCCTGTGGCTTCTCTGTCATAATCTTTAAGAATCTTCAGTACATCAGCTTTTTTTACATCAAACCCCAAGGCTCTCATTGCCACCTTTTGGATtaaaagggaaaagcaaattataaacattttttacaaAAGAAGTGAATTCCAATTCTTAAATAAGTTTTTACTACTTAAAAGATGACAACACATCAATAAAACACACACTCTTTTGCATGTTTTATGTCTCTAAAATAACAGTGATAGTTCTTCATTACTGAAATTAAAtggcaatttttttcatttatatatcccTTTTTTAATGACAAACTAATCAATGAGTGTTTATAGAACACATTCTACAATGTACTGACTTTAGTGCACAGATAATTttaataagttatttttttctcaaaggattaacaaacaaatccaaaaaaaggcacagcataaatattaaaaagttatacaatagaagagattaaaaaaattataagaattttCATCAGACTCGACATGATTAGTTACCAAGTAAGTGGTCTAAGAACCTGAccttagagaaagaagagatctAGTTACTAGTAGGAAGGAGAGATGTTACTGGTTAAAGAAGTCTTATTTGGAGAGATTCGAGTTGTTCCTCAAATCGTATATGGATGAAGTAGAGTAGAAGGGCATTTAGAAAAGAATGACTagtattaaaacacacacagaaataaagaatagTCTTGAAGGCAATGAACAAAGCAGTTTACCTTACCTGAATGGGAAAAGATCAGGCGGAAGAAAGCAGCTAGCAAATGAGAAAAGTAGGTGGTAGTAAAAGTGTGGAGGGCAttcaatacaaatgaaaaaaatctgaacttTATCCAGGGTACAATGAAGAGCCACTAAGGGTTTATGAGCAATGAATAATATGATGAAAGAATTTTAGAAAGACGAATCTAATGATAGTGTACAGGAAATGGAGAAACCATTTAGGAAGTTCCAGATATAAAATAAGATCCCAAACCAAGATAATAAGAATAGCAACAAATGGAAGAGACATTATAAAGGAAGAATGGATTGAAGCTGGGTAACTAAAAGAAACAGTGA encodes the following:
- the CETN3 gene encoding centrin-3, with product MSLALRNELVVDKTKRKKRRELSEEQKQEIKDAFELFDTDKDEAIDYHELKVAMRALGFDVKKADVLKILKDYDREATGKITFEDFNEVVTDWILERDPHEEILKAFKLFDDDDSGKISLRNLRRVARELGENMSDEELRAMIEEFDKDGDGEINQEEFIAIMTGDI